The Ornithinimicrobium faecis genome includes a window with the following:
- a CDS encoding type II toxin-antitoxin system PemK/MazF family toxin has protein sequence MRGEVHRLPARGKGHEQQGRRYAVVLHPDWLTLSTWIVAFTSTSARQTTFRPEVEVAGQRTLVMCDQIATVDLNCLAERAGYLTLQEMQRVDEGLSLVLDL, from the coding sequence ATGAGGGGTGAGGTCCACCGGCTGCCCGCCCGCGGCAAGGGCCACGAGCAGCAGGGCCGCCGGTATGCCGTGGTCCTGCACCCGGACTGGCTCACCCTCAGCACCTGGATCGTCGCCTTCACCAGCACCAGCGCTCGACAGACCACTTTCCGACCCGAGGTCGAGGTCGCCGGTCAGCGCACCCTCGTGATGTGCGACCAGATCGCCACCGTCGACCTGAACTGTCTCGCCGAGCGCGCTGGCTATCTCACCCTTCAGGAGATGCAGCGCGTTGACGAAGGACTTTCCTTGGTTCTTGATCTGTAA
- a CDS encoding NUDIX domain-containing protein gives MTRQAPDTSYWFTIGGQIEEPESARNTAIRELKEETGIVATEDDLIGTIHPRSTLVRLQRHHVPLPIRVLRTTNRRAHDPATRATRGDRHSDRVVGRARHPERPAIQPRDCGHRQRGFLTSGCAAW, from the coding sequence ATGACCCGGCAAGCACCAGATACTTCCTATTGGTTCACGATCGGTGGCCAGATCGAGGAGCCAGAGTCAGCACGGAACACCGCCATTCGGGAGTTGAAGGAAGAGACTGGCATCGTCGCGACGGAGGACGACCTCATCGGCACCATCCACCCACGGTCAACACTCGTACGCCTTCAACGGCATCACGTACCACTCCCGATCCGTGTTCTTCGTACTACCAATCGCCGAGCGCACGATCCGGCCACACGGGCTACCCGGGGAGATCGTCACAGCGACCGGGTGGTGGGACGAGCACGGCATCCGGAACGCCCCGCTATCCAACCCCGAGATTGCGGACATCGTCAGCGAGGCTTTCTCACCAGCGGCTGCGCTGCATGGTGA
- a CDS encoding transposase family protein, producing the protein MITYRATLEVPFSTVARVSGWVQAHRRANDVRPWQRAATSWTQALLVLRWFKDDTAVHLLARDAGISQATAYRYLHEAVEVIADRAPELGDVLAQGLEQGWAFVCLDGTLIETTRSGARSEAGHDLWYSGKHRAHGGNIQVLTDPDGFPVWTSEVEPGRTHDITAARAHALGALYPAAAAGMPTLADKGYTGAGIGIHVPTKGANLDPDNQTRNQLLSVLRAPAERANALLKSTWKALRRVTVCPRRIGDIIAAALVLLTMQRSRW; encoded by the coding sequence GTGATCACCTATCGTGCCACCCTCGAGGTCCCCTTCTCTACCGTGGCCCGGGTCTCGGGTTGGGTACAGGCCCACCGCCGCGCCAATGACGTGCGGCCCTGGCAGCGGGCGGCGACCAGTTGGACCCAGGCGCTGCTGGTGCTGCGCTGGTTCAAGGACGACACCGCCGTGCACCTGCTGGCCCGCGATGCCGGGATCAGCCAGGCCACCGCCTACCGGTACCTGCACGAGGCCGTGGAGGTCATCGCGGACCGGGCCCCCGAGCTAGGGGACGTGCTGGCCCAGGGTCTGGAGCAGGGGTGGGCGTTCGTGTGCCTGGACGGCACGCTGATCGAGACCACCCGCTCGGGCGCCCGCTCCGAGGCCGGGCACGACCTGTGGTACTCGGGCAAGCACCGGGCCCACGGCGGCAACATCCAGGTGCTGACCGACCCCGACGGGTTCCCGGTCTGGACCAGCGAGGTCGAACCCGGCCGCACCCACGACATCACCGCCGCCCGCGCCCACGCGCTCGGCGCCCTGTACCCGGCGGCCGCCGCCGGGATGCCCACGCTGGCCGACAAGGGCTACACCGGCGCCGGCATCGGCATCCACGTCCCGACCAAAGGCGCCAACCTGGACCCCGACAACCAGACCCGCAACCAGCTGCTCAGCGTCCTGCGGGCACCGGCCGAACGCGCCAACGCCCTGCTGAAGTCGACCTGGAAGGCGCTACGCCGCGTCACCGTCTGCCCCAGGAGAATCGGCGACATCATCGCCGCCGCCCTCGTCCTACTCACCATGCAGCGCAGCCGCTGGTGA